The Citrus sinensis cultivar Valencia sweet orange chromosome 4, DVS_A1.0, whole genome shotgun sequence DNA segment TTGCACATCTTGAGGAAAATGTAGGTAAAAGTGGGCCGGTAATCCCGCCCGAAAGAAAGCATGTATCTCTTCCAAGGTAGGACACTCTGGTTTTGCAGATTCTTCTTGTTCATGAAAATATACAGCATCCATAACTTGTTGATAACAAAGGATCAATCAATGAATTCTTCTTTACTAATGCTCTTTGTCAATGACTAGATAGTCAGTTATAGGTTTTGATAGTCTGTAATATAATGGCATCTTGAAGCACCCTACTAAATCACATTTTCTTTCAGTTTCTTCTATATCAAATGAAATCCCCTCTACAGAGGATTTTCTTTCAGTTCTGGCTGTTCTAACTGGTTAACCAGTATTGCAAGGATACAGATTTCTTGCTTGAGAGATGTTTGCTTTACTTCAGATAGCCCAAGGAATAAAGACCGATTTGATTAACTTTGATGATTGCAGGTCAACAATTGTGCATTCAAATACAGTTCCTCCAAAGGAACAGCAGAACCTTTCCAGAGATCGGCAGGCTGCAGAAGAGGTATTCAACAAAAATTCCAAGGAGTCAGAAGGAATTCCTGCAAATTTGTCGAGGACCTTGCCAGCACAACAAAGATTTCCATTAGGTATTATTACTCTTGCATAGTAAATGTTATAGTGACTCTATTGAGTTGATTGGAATTAAACTTGCTGTTCTCTTCAGCCAAACCAGGAAAGGTTGTGGGACCAGTTGTGCCATATGAGAATGCAAGTGTCAGGAGAGATGCTTATGATCCAAGAACATTTATCAGAAGCACAGTGCTCCCTCAGGCAGTCCCTGCTGCTTATTGCTACCGCAAATCTAGTACAGGAAAGCAAGAAATGGATTCTGAGAGGGAAATGCCTTCACAGGTGAAACATGTTCCTCAATGTGGCATGGCGGCCAAATTTGCAACAGACATAGCTATCAACATCGACTCCAATCCCTTTTTTATGACACGCGCAGGGGTGAACAAGGTGGAACACATAGAAGACCAAATCTCCATTGACACAAATTTGTTGCAGACAAAATCTCAGTATGGTGGGGTTGGTGCTGCTGCCACTGCTGCTGCAGCAACAGCTGCCGCTCACAGAAAGATTGGAACGGTTCAGTATGGTATGACAACGAGGATGTATTAGCCAAAGGACTAGAGGCAGTTTCAGTAAAGTTTGAGTAATCGACAGTGAAGGGTTCTTTGAAGGCATTGGGACAAAACTAGAAAATGCGGATTGAGCAGTAGGATGTGTAAAATATGCGAGTTCAGGTTTGTCCACTCCTTCAAAGAGCTAGCTTTTCTCAGGTTTGTCTTAGGCGCTAGTAAAAGTTTGTTTATAAGAAATGATATGTTAGTGAAATTATACAATTCCAtccttaaagaaaaataattctctctctcctctcttgaaacatatttcaaatggGAAGTTCATGTGGAttcattttaatgataaaatgaaaaggcTTCAAATATACCGAAAGTTCTGGCCCTCTTGGTAATTCATCTGTAAATCTGAAATTTTcactttgttggatttatctGTGACAATTGTCTATTCATTGGGCATCTCATTAAATTACTGAAGTGAGAGATAACTTTGCTCTATTGTCTCGGAAATTATTGGTAtgtaaaaagccaaaaaggCCTAATTGTATCACAGATTTTATAACGAAATTATGAAGAGAAACCAGAAAAACGGTTGTATAGGGCGGGCCAGAACTGCCAGACTTTTTAGGACATAGCCGCTCTAAACCTAAACCAAATGTAgacatttataattaaattatatctcACTTTAATGTGTAATAAGGTTTCTTCTCTTGAAAGCTGAAACATCAACATGACACCAactatattcctactctttttgCTTAATTctgataattatattttacatatgATTACATGAGAcctacaatttaaattttaattgaagaaagaaagtttttttttttttttttgcaatgtaattattgatttctttctgaatttattttacaaaactaatCTATTTacaatgtattaaaaaaaactgattttttaaaaaagaaacttctAAAATGATACGGAGTAGGCATTGGGAAAAGCTCAGATGCAGAAAGGCGTTGGGTAAAgttcatattgaattttttgcATCTCACCCCTCAGTATTCAAACTCGAATggttagttaaataaaaaatcttgacAATCACCTATgggatataaaatttattgaatctttcatattaattttgtattagtgCAACCCTTGTGTTTGGATTtcaaaaagatattttaaatgttttgaaaagaaattaattgtcCCAGGGCTCCAAACGGTCTCCTGTTTTTTCCGATGGCATTGCATTCGCCCGCAGGGAGGTGCATGCAAAAACTTGGGTCAAAATTTCAAGACCTCAAGGGCATGATTGTGGGCCTTCAAATCCTTTACAATATGATATGATAAGGGTGGGTCGAGATATTTCAGCTCtcatcatttttataaattcaccttttagaaaaaaaatttaataagttcACACGCGCCTTCCCACGGGCAACGTGATGCCAccagaaaaaaagagagtcaTTTTGGGGCTCTGAAATAGTTTTGGTAgaattttttccaaaattctaagaaaaatccaatattttttgcctaattttgaaataaattctcaaaaaaaacTCTCTGAGGGGAGGCCCATGAAAAAGACCCAAAATTGGTGTGCTATAACCTTTGGCTTACGGGTTCGAGAAGAGAAGTTGGGTTTTTTCTCCAAAAGTAACTCGGTTTTTCTCTTCTGGGACATTTCTTAGACCATTGGGGGTGCTCCAAGGCGATGCCTCACTATTTAGGgaatttattctaaaattaagcTGAAAAAACATGTTTttcttagaattttaaaatagattcCCTAAAAAGCagaaagattttaaaatagattctctattttttttttaaatagagggAAAgtgatttatcatttttttagtgatttatcatttttttcttttaaactaGAAAGAGACTAAGAGAGTAAGAgaccaaatataaataaataaaagtaaaggcaAAGAACAGTAAAGATTTAGGACATGGGGCATGGGGCATGGGGCATGGGGAGGGTGGTGCGAATAAATGAAAGGGCAGGCAAAAGCAAAGCAATGGTGCAACAATCTCTGACTCTCAGTCGCAGGCCATAACCATTACTTACAGTGATTCCaattcatttataatttgttggAAATGGGGTTCAATTCATTTCATGCCATTGCCATTCAGCTAGAACGTATCTACCGATATATTCATACACCAATAAGGCATAAGCCATCATTATTCAATGCATCGCACCGTAGCATCTTTAAATTATGTCCATATGCATCATGCATGCATGCGTTGTCCCGTCAGATCCCATCAAATCAGGACCCACTTGCGCCCTTTACATCTATTTGGAAATCAGACAGCTCAGACACAAGATACCATCCAAGAATTTATGCAGAAATCGGAAAGTGCTCAGCTATTTGAACAGCAGGGAGACATTTGAACAGCAGCAAGATAATGtaaagattaaaatataaatactatctgtattataataatattgtagtATATAAAtactattatctaattttatcttcttattATCTTACTGTTATTCAAATAGTGTTTCTCAATTGATAATCAAGGACTATCATGGCCATCAAGACGAGGAAAGCTTTTGGTTTTCAACTGTGAATAGAGACGATTTCTTTCCCATCTAATtgcttataaataatataatacaggTTTGGCTATATGCTAAAGTGCTAATAATGTGTCATTGCGTTGTCACAACTTACAAGTATATAATTCCtgaaagttattattattattatttcggGTGTTGCATCAATAGTTATCTCTGCATTATTTCATTTCTATCGAGAGTTCATATTAACCAAAATTGAGGAACAAATTAAGTCCACGTTTCTTTTCTGTAGcattaaacttttaaattcgTTTGTGAGGATGCCATTTGATTGCTTGTGGTAAAAAAGAAGAGTGATGTTATATATAAATACTGAGGTAAATGTGTTGATGACGAGAACCACTCaataagtaaagaaaaaaattaagtcgTATATGATAGGTTTtattaggataatttttaaaaacctcccctgagatTTGGGCTTATTGCAAGTAGATAGcgataatttgtttatttataaaaaaccccctaccatcagttaactttaacattgaccgttagttgactgtgcaaagacaatattacccttaacaacaatttgtagacggaaataactaaaaaaaattaaaattgttggcgcgaaaagcacaaaccttattttttgacaattttatccttatcaattctaaagatttacaatatcataggtaaagattataactatttcattttcaaatttttaattttatcttttttgtagaaactttaagaaaatatcaataatttaaagatgattttttaaatttttaattttatctttcttgtaggaactttaagaaaatatcaataatttaaaaagggtaaaatagccaataattttaattttcttttagttatttccgtctacaaattattgttaagggtaatattatctttgcatagtcaactaacggtcaatgttaaagttaactcACGGTAGgagattttttacaaataaataaattctcgccatctacttgcaacaagcccaaacctcaggagaagtttttaaaaattacccggTTTTATTAATCAAACGCACTACCTCGATATGTTCAGATAATGTACTCGACGTACGTAATTCTTTCTGTAATAATTAACTGTTtaaccactttttttttccacttaCATAGGTGGAATTTGAGTACATTGTTAATTacaagataattttaaaaaacttatctCGAATTTTGATAGATTTATGATTGTATGCATAGATTTTTCAATGAATGATGAGAAAGGAAATTATGTACTAAGATATTTTGCCCTACCTACCACATTAACCTTGCGATCAATGTTGACGACTTTATTAGAAAGGGAACTTTTAACCATGCATCATTAGGTGTAAAGGTTTCATTAAAGTTACAAATACATTGACGCATAAATAATGCTCTTTCATTAGTTAGTTTATCATAGTAGTGCTAATTTGAATCATATCGAAGAAGAAGGgtgataaaaatgaataaatgataaCAATTGATCAATGTGTATTATATGATTTTGTACTCGGAATGAGTACGgattcccaaaaaaaataataattaacaaatacaaatgtgcaaaacaaaatatgggATTATAGAGATCCAagaaaattttggaattaaaaaaatagtaaaaaaaaaaaaaatgaaaacatggTGTAGTGCGTAAAAGACAAAAGGATTAGGTGATTCTGATCACATGGAGCCCCATATGCCCAACACAACAAGATCTCACGCACAATCCCGACGGCTTTTGTTTCCTTCTTCGAAACATCAACACTCACCGTTGCCATCACCACcgtttatcaaaaataaaaatgaatatgggaaatttttttttaacttttttattttttcgcGGGGCTCTAGGTGGGGCCGTTGAATAAAAGATTCCACGTGGCATCCATGCCACTGGTATTGATTATAGATCGAAGGAGAGCACATGGGTGGTGTTAGGTTCAAGAAAATCATGTGATCACATGTGCTcccctttctttctttctttcccctttgtttttgtgtttcgTGGGACCATTTTTTTCCTCCCCACTCTTCGCAGGTGATCGATCATCCAACGATTAGGACCTCGCACACTCGCCATCCGTCTGCGCGTGGGAATTGTTCAAAGTATTCTAATTATTCATGTAATCGAATGTTTATCTGATAGTGATGTGAGTTAAGGAGTGCTTGAAACTTTTTCGTTGATAGGGGAGCAAATTGCATTAAGTATGGGCGAAAATTATAGCCAATATTGGGTGGTAGTAAGTCACAGCTCACGACTGCTAGAGTACTGacaattttagaatacattaaaaataaaataattaattaatcgtaatttataattttttaaaataaatatatacatgtcataatattatttatttattaatataatattttttttatatattttaaattttttccttaaatacATGATAACACTAGcaacataaaactaatttcgtttattatatatttttttttgcaaaaaaaaaaataacgaaTGACTTCACAACTACATTCTAATGATAATAAGGAGAAAATCTATAAGTTTGATTACTTCTTTACACTTCTTGACCCATCCTAACTAATGTAGATGAAGACTTcattcgaaaaaaaaaaaaaaaactccaaaGCACATACAAGATCTACGTAAATGATCAATGTAGTTTGAGatataaacaaaaaacattttgaatgAGAAATCCAATGAGTTTATTTAACAACATAAAAACATTGAAACAATGAGACAAAACAAACTCTCAGAACTTTACTGTCTtatttcaagtaattttatttatttattttttctagttAGGCACCCATTTTTGAATTATAGTGGAAGGAGGGGCTAAAAAATCTATCAAATTTGGTCCACTCCTTTCAATAAAAGAAAGCACAAAATATAGTACTAGAACCACACTTTCCATTTTCCAACATCGCATCTCCATTAGATGGGAAGCTTCGCGACACTAAAAGATAGGGATGGTAGAAATTTCTATGGGGATGGGGACCTtcgggaattttttttttcatttggagAGGATATAAGGATAAATTTATACCTAATTTCTTATTCATGAAAGAGATGGAGACGATTTTTTACCCAATCTTTTATTCGGGGAAGAGACGGGCACCTCATGCCCTCTCTAttttcccattttaattttaattttttaaaattattagtgaataaacaataaaatataaatgataaaatattaaatattggtATAAATAGCAAATACCAaagtatttatattattaaatttttgggCGTAGTTGACCAATTGTAgtcttaaatttatatttagaaCATTAAAAAGACTGGATATGATCATGTTGgcctaaaactttttaattgtaatattcattaaatattttaaacttttatttaataaaacaaaaatcatgTTGACCTTAActctacttttatttaaattttatattttaatataattgaattaaaataaaaaattgaaaacatatTAGTTATTTAGATATCAGAGACATTCAGAGATctcctgttattattcggggggAGATGAATATTCCCTGAAGAAATTTTGATAGAGACGAGGATATATGCAGAATATCAAAAATATGTATAGAAATGTCGGTTATTTTCCCTTCCATTTCCATCCCTACTGGAAGAGAAAACACAAGGGAAAATCATCCCTGTAAAAAAGCGTAATAAAATTACTCATGAATAAACCTCTGTGTCATTCTTTACAGCAGGTTCAAGTCGAACAAGAGCACAAATGTGAAATTTACTCATTGGTTACCACTGTATGAGTGTACatttaaaaagagaattacattgaattatataataaatgaaattataaatgtttacGAAATCTATTACCATTGACTTAAAAATGGAAgaccacccccccccccccccccccacccaaaaaaaaaggcatgCAAGTGGGACTTTGTATGCTTTTTGGATTTGTGATAATGCCTCTACATGGCACATGCAAGCACTCATTGGCTCATATCCTCACCATGACCACGCGAAGATAAAGGATCGTGGACGTCACCTCCCAACTCCAAACAAAACTTCGAAAGCCAAAAACTAAGTGGCCCCTCCGCTTCGTTGGCATTGACATTTCTAGAACTCAACAATAATTTATCACCATCACCCCCTCATTCATTAGCGTAGCTTCTTAACACCACAACACAACCCTAGCTTCAGCAATAGCACCTTTTCTCCAGCTCAAACTCAAGCTCAAGCTCCTCCATTTTCCTTCTGCATTTCCATCATGGAGGCTACTAAAACACAGATAAACCCAACAGCTgcatttcaaataaaagaaataaaaaccagCCAAAAACCTCAGATGGGTCATCATGAAAATGCACGTAAAGCTCACCGGAAATTAGTTAACCGAAGGAAGAGAACAACAAGAGACGTCACAGCCGCTTATCATCATCGTcggcagcagcagcagaagAAGGACAAGGTTCAAGAAGATCAAGATGATCAGAGTAAGGAAGAGTTATTGGAGACAAAGATTTTGGCATTGCAGAGGATTGTGCCCGGAGGAGAAACTCTAGGAGTTGACGAGTTGTTTGAAGAGACTGCCGATTACATTTTGGCTTTGCAATGTCAGATTAAAGCCATGAAAGTTcttactaattttattgaagggttgaagaaggagaagagCAAATTTGGAGCTTGATGAATCTTTGAATATTAGTGATGATATTGATAATTGCTTGTGGTGACTTTGTTGGCTTCATTAGTTTCATGACAGACCAATTGTATTTTCCCACCATTTCTCTggtctatttttttaatcttttttttttttggttaaatttattt contains these protein-coding regions:
- the LOC102625838 gene encoding transcription factor PAR1 is translated as MEATKTQINPTAAFQIKEIKTSQKPQMGHHENARKAHRKLVNRRKRTTRDVTAAYHHRRQQQQKKDKVQEDQDDQSKEELLETKILALQRIVPGGETLGVDELFEETADYILALQCQIKAMKVLTNFIEGLKKEKSKFGA